A portion of the Etheostoma cragini isolate CJK2018 chromosome 13, CSU_Ecrag_1.0, whole genome shotgun sequence genome contains these proteins:
- the LOC117955702 gene encoding von Willebrand factor A domain-containing protein 7-like isoform X2 has protein sequence MGNKLPNSNLIRSSANIGNIAAKNRATCRNCNGDDCSNNILEDILQEKILTSGYFNFVPFFSTKPNGKCSHGGGFDRTSNIEPKGGINKDTFDASHGKLHVTAANMAIAATSELLEDIRGAAGDKTFLQMMGIAKGKALCFVIDTTGSMRDDIEAVKTVTSSIINTKVGTEDEPPVYILVPFNDPDFGPLIRTTDPEVFKRAVNALSANDGGDFPELSLSGLQLALTGAPPNSEIFLFTDAPAKDQHLKSTVIALIEQTKSVVNFMITNLLGFRRRKRSDNSQGQGQQNSRMLTSDVQVYRDLAQASGGLAIQVTKSELPMATSIITESSSSSLVTLVQASRSSGMAENFTFTVDESVTNLTVYITARSISFILISPSGVSQENTDTTGSLITASQSVGNFQTLQLKTQVGLWQIKMVSTNPYILKVVGESPIDFLFEFLEVSQGPLGGFDVVNNRPRSGVNGSLIVTVTGSDSATVTEVTLVASSGSGEVNGSVEAQGGGDFLARFDRIPQEEFVVLVKGQNSNSSSRASSVIFQRQSSTNIRASNVIIASPDSNSVLVPGTTLSVSFSVTTSGVGGTFIIQATNDQGFNSTSPSNLILANGGSANGTVNLTAPSNTLSGTVVTLTVEAVAPGGTDANYVVLRFTVLKTVTDFTSPVCQLLSLQSNCSDNCILSMWELSVQVTDGAEGTGVNRVSLKQGNGTLNTSLAADNKTTTLVSYNASCCSPDVELLVVDGVGNVGSCFYSVQKTLNSSQAVTTTTTASPKPPTAVAVVSLSNRGAHSLLLCLGITILGINLPMWNN, from the exons ATGGGAAACAAACTCCCAAACTCCAATCTGATCAGATCATCAGCCAACATTGGTAACATAGCAG cTAAAAACAGAGCGACCTGTCGCAACTGTAATGGGGACGactgcagcaacaacatttTGGAAGATATCCTGCAAGAAAAGATACTTACGTCtggatattttaattttgtgccttttttttccaccaaaccAAATG GGAAATGCAGCCATGGAGGTGGATTTGATCGAACAAGTAACATCGAACCTAAAGGTGGGATCAACAAAGACACTTTCGATGCCAGCCACGGAAAGCTCCACGTAACAGCAGCAAACATGGCGATAGCTGCAACAAGTGAGCTACTAGAGGACATTCGAGGAGCTGCTGGTGACAAAACCTTCCTCCA GATGATGGGAATTGCCAAAGGTAAAGCGCTTTGTTTCGTGATCGACACAACAGGAAGCATGCGTGATGACATTGAAGCAGTGAAGACTGTCACTTCCTCTATTATCAACACTAAAGTGGGAACAGAAGATGAGCCCCCAGTTTACATTCTTGTACCTTTCAATGATCCAG ATTTTGGGCCGCTGATAAGGACTACAGACCCAGAGGTCTTTAAAAGGGCTGTTAATGCTCTATCTGCAAACGATGGAGGAGATTTTCCGGAATTGAGTCTATCAGGGCTTCAG CTGGCTTTAACTGGTGCTCCTCCTAATTCTGAGATCTTCCTTTTCACTGATGCACCTGCTAAAGACCAACATCTGAAAAGCACAGTCATCGCACTCATAGAGCAAACCAAATCAGTG GTGAACTTCATGATTACTAACCTACTGGGATTTCGTCGTCGGAAACGGAGTGATAACAGCCAAGGACAAGGACAACAAAACAGTCGGATGTTGACCTCCGATGTCCAGGTGTACAGAGACTTGGCTCAGGCTTCAGGGGGTCTGGCTATTCAAGTCACAAAGAGTGAGCTTCCCATGGCCACTAGCATAATAACAGAGTCCTCCAGCTCATCCCTG GTGACCCTTGTGCAAGCATCCAGGAGTTCGGGAATGGCCGAAAATTTCACCTTTACAGTTGATGAGTCAGTAACAAACCTCACAGTTTACATCACTGCGAGGTCTATCAGCTTTATTCTCATCAGTCCCTCAG GTGTGTCTCAGGAAAACACTGACACCACAGGATCATTGATTACTGCATCCCAATCAGTGGGAAACTTCCAGACtctgcagctaaaaacacaagttGGACTGTGGCAAATTAAAATGGTGTCAACCAATCCCTACATTCTGAAGGTTGTAG GTGAAAGTCCCATTGACTTCCTGTTTGAATTTCTGGAGGTATCGCAGGGCCCACTTGGAGGTTTTGATGTTGTAAACAATCGCCCCAGATCTG gtgTTAATGGTAGCCTGATCGTGACCGTAACTGGGAGTGACTCCGCCACGGTGACAGAAGTCACTCTGGTTGCCTCATCTGGGTCAGGAGAGGTTAATGGCAGCGTGGAAGCTCAGGGTGGAGGAGACTTCTTAGCTCGGTTTGACAGGATACCACAAGAGGAGTTTGTGGTGCTTGTGAAGGGTCAGAACAGCAATAGTTCCTCCAGAGCATCCTCAGTCATTTTCCAAAGGCAGTCATCTACCAACATCCGAGCATCTAATGTTATTATTGCTTCT CCTGATTCAAACAGCGTCTTAGTACCAGGAACGACTCTTTCAGTTTCCTTCTCTGTGACGACGAGCGGTGTAGGAGGAACCTTCATCATCCAAGCTACCAATGACCAAGGTTTTAATTCAACTTCCCCATCCAATTTAATCCTGGCAAATGGAGGTAGTGCTAATGGTACCGTGAACCTCACAGCACCTTCTAACACCTTGTCTGGTACCGTCGTCACCCTGACTGTTGAGGCCGTAGCTCCCGGAGGCACAGACGCCAACTATGTCGTGCTGCGTTTCACTGTCCTAAAAACG GTGACTGATTTCACTTCGCCGGTTTGTCAGCTGCTCAGCCTACAGTCTAACTGCTCTGATAACTGCATCTTATCAATGTGGGAGCTCTCCGTTCAGGTGACCGATGGGGCGGAAGGCACGGGTGTCAACCGCGTTAGCCTTAAACAGGGCAACGGGACCTTGAACACCAGCCTGGCTGCTGATAATAAGACTACAACACTGGTTTCCTACAATGCGTCTTGCTGTTCGCCTGATGTGGAGCTGCTTGTTGTGGATGGAGTGGGTAATGTCGGATCCTGTTTCTACAGTGTCCAGAAAACACTCAACAGCTCACAAGCTGTGACGACCACCACAACGGCCAGCCCAAAGCCTCCAACAGCAGTAGCTGTTGTGTCTTTGTCTAACAGAGGTGCTCACTCGCTTCTTCTTTGCTTAGGCATCACAATCCTTGGAATCAACTTACCAATGTGGAACAACTga
- the coro6 gene encoding coronin-6 isoform X2: protein MSRSIVRQSKFRHVFGQTVKAEQGYDDIRVSKVTWDSSFCAVNPKFLAVIVESSGGGAFLVLPLSKSGRVDKNYPLVIGHSGPVLDIDWCPHDDNILASCSEDCTAMVWQIPDRSLTSPISDPIVILEGHSKRVGIVTWHPTARNILLTAGSDNLIIIWNVGTGEPLITMDDHPDLIYSISWNRNGSLFCTTCKDRRLRVCDPRKREVVAERLAPHDGIRPMRAIFTRDGNIFTTGFTRMSQRELGLWDPTNFEEPIALLELDTSNGVLLPFYDADANMVYLCGKGDSSIRYFEITDEPPYVHYLSTFSSKEPQRGMGFMPKRGVDVSKCEIARLFKLLDKKCEPITMTVPRKSDLFQDDLYPDTAGPEPAMEAEEWLNGRDEDPILVSMRGGYVAPKNRELKVAKKNVLDSRPTTRRSMSALETNSLPLPSLFWFIPSSCSLSLTCFSSLFLYP from the exons ATGAGTCGCAGCATCGTGCGGCAGAGTAAGTTTCGCCACGTTTTTGGCCAGACGGTCAAGGCTGAGCAGGGTTACGATGACATCCGTGTTTCCAAGGTGACGTGGGACAGCTCCTTCTGCGCCGTCAACCCAAAGTTTCTGGCAGTCATCGTTGAATCCAGCGGAGGAGGAGCTTTCCTGGTCCTGCCCCTCTCTAAG TCAGGTCGTGTTGATAAGAATTATCCGCTGGTGATTGGCCACTCTGGACCTGTCCTCGATATCGACTGGTGCCCTCATGATGACAACATCCTGGCCAGCTGTTCCGAGGACTGTACTGCGATG GTGTGGCAGATCCCAGATCGCTCTCTGACCAGCCCAATCTCTGACCCCATTGTGATCCTGGAGGGACACTCCAAACGAGTTGGCATTGTCACCTGGCACCCCACCGCACGCAATATATTACTCACTGCGG GCAGTGATAACTTGATTATAATCTGGAACGTGGGAACAGGCGAGCCCCTCATCACCATGGACGACCACCCAGACCTCATCTATAGCATCAGCTGGAACCGAAACGGCAGCTTGTTTTGCACCACTTGTAAGGACCGACGTCTGCGTGTCTGCGACCCCCGCAAGAGGGAGGTGGTTGCG GAACGTCTGGCTCCACATGATGGGATCCGGCCAATGAGAGCCATCTTCACCAGAGACGGAAACATCTTCACCACAGGATTCACCAGGATGAGCCAGAGAGAGCTCGGACTCTGGGACCCG ACAAATTTTGAGGAGCCCATTGCACTGTTGGAGTTGGACACAAGTAATGGAGTGTTGTTACCATTCTATGATGCAGACGCAAACATGGTCTACCTCTGTGGAAAG ggAGACAGCAGTATCCGTTACTTTGAGATCACAGACGAGCCGCCATACGTCCACTACCTCAGCACCTTCAGCAGTAAGGAGCCCCAGAGAGGGATGGGCTTCATGCCCAAGAGAGGTGTGGACGTCAGCAAATGTGAGATTGCTAG GTTATTCAAGCTCCTTGACAAGAAGTGTGAGCCCATCACAATGACAGTGCCCAGAAAG TCAGACCTCTTCCAGGACGACCTGTACCCAGACACAGCGGGGCCTGAGCCCGCCATGGAGGCCGAAGAGTGGCTGAATGGCCGCGACGAAGATCCAATTCTGGTGTCCATGAGGGGGGGTTATGTGGCGCCAAAGAACCGAGAGCTCAAAGTGGCAAAGAAGAACGTGCTGGACTCCAGACCCACCACTCGACGTAGCATGTCTGCTTTGGAAACCAACAGTCTGCCG ctcccgtctttgttttggtttattcCTTCTAGTTGCTCACTGTCCTTGAcctgtttttcctctctttttctttatcctTAA
- the LOC117955702 gene encoding von Willebrand factor A domain-containing protein 7-like isoform X1, translating into MSWLAALCLLLLQTGALGFGIKLFNLFRGDSLIHEDITERALLNVTAQACRALALAEGKDFTFPPLTPNAVAAACSASKSSKSFCKAIKLIQEKNRGVDMSNYDLPHYHFDNETFLEGRKIITEGLSVVKASNKRENFEAARKELGNILHPLQDFYSHSNWVEMGNKLPNSNLIRSSANIGNIAAKNRATCRNCNGDDCSNNILEDILQEKILTSGYFNFVPFFSTKPNGKCSHGGGFDRTSNIEPKGGINKDTFDASHGKLHVTAANMAIAATSELLEDIRGAAGDKTFLQMMGIAKGKALCFVIDTTGSMRDDIEAVKTVTSSIINTKVGTEDEPPVYILVPFNDPDFGPLIRTTDPEVFKRAVNALSANDGGDFPELSLSGLQLALTGAPPNSEIFLFTDAPAKDQHLKSTVIALIEQTKSVVNFMITNLLGFRRRKRSDNSQGQGQQNSRMLTSDVQVYRDLAQASGGLAIQVTKSELPMATSIITESSSSSLVTLVQASRSSGMAENFTFTVDESVTNLTVYITARSISFILISPSGVSQENTDTTGSLITASQSVGNFQTLQLKTQVGLWQIKMVSTNPYILKVVGESPIDFLFEFLEVSQGPLGGFDVVNNRPRSGVNGSLIVTVTGSDSATVTEVTLVASSGSGEVNGSVEAQGGGDFLARFDRIPQEEFVVLVKGQNSNSSSRASSVIFQRQSSTNIRASNVIIASPDSNSVLVPGTTLSVSFSVTTSGVGGTFIIQATNDQGFNSTSPSNLILANGGSANGTVNLTAPSNTLSGTVVTLTVEAVAPGGTDANYVVLRFTVLKTVTDFTSPVCQLLSLQSNCSDNCILSMWELSVQVTDGAEGTGVNRVSLKQGNGTLNTSLAADNKTTTLVSYNASCCSPDVELLVVDGVGNVGSCFYSVQKTLNSSQAVTTTTTASPKPPTAVAVVSLSNRGAHSLLLCLGITILGINLPMWNN; encoded by the exons ATGTCTTGGTTGGCAGCGTTGTGTCTCCTACTTCTGCAGACTGGAGCCCTCGGGTTTGGTATTAAACTATTTAACTTATTCAGAGGAGACTCTCTGATTCATGAGGATATCACTGAGAGAGCACTCTTAAATGTCACTGCGCAGGCGTGCCGTGCTTTGGCCCTGGCTGAGGGCAAAGACTTCACTTTTCCT ccTTTGACTCCTaatgctgttgctgctgcatgTTCAGCATCAAAATCCTCCAAAAGCTTTTGCAAAGCCATCAAATTAATCCAAGAAAAGAATCGTGGAGTAGACATGTCTAATTACGACTTGCCTCACTACCACTTTGACAATGAAACATTTTTAGAGGGGAGAAAAATCATCACAGAAGGATTATCAGTTGTGAAGGCCAGTAACAAGCGAGAAAACTTTGAGGCAGCGAGAAAAGAACTGGGAAATATCCTACACCCTTTACAG GATTTCTACAGCCATAGTAACTGGGTGGAAATGGGAAACAAACTCCCAAACTCCAATCTGATCAGATCATCAGCCAACATTGGTAACATAGCAG cTAAAAACAGAGCGACCTGTCGCAACTGTAATGGGGACGactgcagcaacaacatttTGGAAGATATCCTGCAAGAAAAGATACTTACGTCtggatattttaattttgtgccttttttttccaccaaaccAAATG GGAAATGCAGCCATGGAGGTGGATTTGATCGAACAAGTAACATCGAACCTAAAGGTGGGATCAACAAAGACACTTTCGATGCCAGCCACGGAAAGCTCCACGTAACAGCAGCAAACATGGCGATAGCTGCAACAAGTGAGCTACTAGAGGACATTCGAGGAGCTGCTGGTGACAAAACCTTCCTCCA GATGATGGGAATTGCCAAAGGTAAAGCGCTTTGTTTCGTGATCGACACAACAGGAAGCATGCGTGATGACATTGAAGCAGTGAAGACTGTCACTTCCTCTATTATCAACACTAAAGTGGGAACAGAAGATGAGCCCCCAGTTTACATTCTTGTACCTTTCAATGATCCAG ATTTTGGGCCGCTGATAAGGACTACAGACCCAGAGGTCTTTAAAAGGGCTGTTAATGCTCTATCTGCAAACGATGGAGGAGATTTTCCGGAATTGAGTCTATCAGGGCTTCAG CTGGCTTTAACTGGTGCTCCTCCTAATTCTGAGATCTTCCTTTTCACTGATGCACCTGCTAAAGACCAACATCTGAAAAGCACAGTCATCGCACTCATAGAGCAAACCAAATCAGTG GTGAACTTCATGATTACTAACCTACTGGGATTTCGTCGTCGGAAACGGAGTGATAACAGCCAAGGACAAGGACAACAAAACAGTCGGATGTTGACCTCCGATGTCCAGGTGTACAGAGACTTGGCTCAGGCTTCAGGGGGTCTGGCTATTCAAGTCACAAAGAGTGAGCTTCCCATGGCCACTAGCATAATAACAGAGTCCTCCAGCTCATCCCTG GTGACCCTTGTGCAAGCATCCAGGAGTTCGGGAATGGCCGAAAATTTCACCTTTACAGTTGATGAGTCAGTAACAAACCTCACAGTTTACATCACTGCGAGGTCTATCAGCTTTATTCTCATCAGTCCCTCAG GTGTGTCTCAGGAAAACACTGACACCACAGGATCATTGATTACTGCATCCCAATCAGTGGGAAACTTCCAGACtctgcagctaaaaacacaagttGGACTGTGGCAAATTAAAATGGTGTCAACCAATCCCTACATTCTGAAGGTTGTAG GTGAAAGTCCCATTGACTTCCTGTTTGAATTTCTGGAGGTATCGCAGGGCCCACTTGGAGGTTTTGATGTTGTAAACAATCGCCCCAGATCTG gtgTTAATGGTAGCCTGATCGTGACCGTAACTGGGAGTGACTCCGCCACGGTGACAGAAGTCACTCTGGTTGCCTCATCTGGGTCAGGAGAGGTTAATGGCAGCGTGGAAGCTCAGGGTGGAGGAGACTTCTTAGCTCGGTTTGACAGGATACCACAAGAGGAGTTTGTGGTGCTTGTGAAGGGTCAGAACAGCAATAGTTCCTCCAGAGCATCCTCAGTCATTTTCCAAAGGCAGTCATCTACCAACATCCGAGCATCTAATGTTATTATTGCTTCT CCTGATTCAAACAGCGTCTTAGTACCAGGAACGACTCTTTCAGTTTCCTTCTCTGTGACGACGAGCGGTGTAGGAGGAACCTTCATCATCCAAGCTACCAATGACCAAGGTTTTAATTCAACTTCCCCATCCAATTTAATCCTGGCAAATGGAGGTAGTGCTAATGGTACCGTGAACCTCACAGCACCTTCTAACACCTTGTCTGGTACCGTCGTCACCCTGACTGTTGAGGCCGTAGCTCCCGGAGGCACAGACGCCAACTATGTCGTGCTGCGTTTCACTGTCCTAAAAACG GTGACTGATTTCACTTCGCCGGTTTGTCAGCTGCTCAGCCTACAGTCTAACTGCTCTGATAACTGCATCTTATCAATGTGGGAGCTCTCCGTTCAGGTGACCGATGGGGCGGAAGGCACGGGTGTCAACCGCGTTAGCCTTAAACAGGGCAACGGGACCTTGAACACCAGCCTGGCTGCTGATAATAAGACTACAACACTGGTTTCCTACAATGCGTCTTGCTGTTCGCCTGATGTGGAGCTGCTTGTTGTGGATGGAGTGGGTAATGTCGGATCCTGTTTCTACAGTGTCCAGAAAACACTCAACAGCTCACAAGCTGTGACGACCACCACAACGGCCAGCCCAAAGCCTCCAACAGCAGTAGCTGTTGTGTCTTTGTCTAACAGAGGTGCTCACTCGCTTCTTCTTTGCTTAGGCATCACAATCCTTGGAATCAACTTACCAATGTGGAACAACTga
- the coro6 gene encoding coronin-6 isoform X1: MSRSIVRQSKFRHVFGQTVKAEQGYDDIRVSKVTWDSSFCAVNPKFLAVIVESSGGGAFLVLPLSKSGRVDKNYPLVIGHSGPVLDIDWCPHDDNILASCSEDCTAMVWQIPDRSLTSPISDPIVILEGHSKRVGIVTWHPTARNILLTAGSDNLIIIWNVGTGEPLITMDDHPDLIYSISWNRNGSLFCTTCKDRRLRVCDPRKREVVAERLAPHDGIRPMRAIFTRDGNIFTTGFTRMSQRELGLWDPTNFEEPIALLELDTSNGVLLPFYDADANMVYLCGKGDSSIRYFEITDEPPYVHYLSTFSSKEPQRGMGFMPKRGVDVSKCEIARLFKLLDKKCEPITMTVPRKSDLFQDDLYPDTAGPEPAMEAEEWLNGRDEDPILVSMRGGYVAPKNRELKVAKKNVLDSRPTTRRSMSALETNSLPAELHERLLEEIQNLKATVLSQEKRICDLENKLSQYTNGTA, encoded by the exons ATGAGTCGCAGCATCGTGCGGCAGAGTAAGTTTCGCCACGTTTTTGGCCAGACGGTCAAGGCTGAGCAGGGTTACGATGACATCCGTGTTTCCAAGGTGACGTGGGACAGCTCCTTCTGCGCCGTCAACCCAAAGTTTCTGGCAGTCATCGTTGAATCCAGCGGAGGAGGAGCTTTCCTGGTCCTGCCCCTCTCTAAG TCAGGTCGTGTTGATAAGAATTATCCGCTGGTGATTGGCCACTCTGGACCTGTCCTCGATATCGACTGGTGCCCTCATGATGACAACATCCTGGCCAGCTGTTCCGAGGACTGTACTGCGATG GTGTGGCAGATCCCAGATCGCTCTCTGACCAGCCCAATCTCTGACCCCATTGTGATCCTGGAGGGACACTCCAAACGAGTTGGCATTGTCACCTGGCACCCCACCGCACGCAATATATTACTCACTGCGG GCAGTGATAACTTGATTATAATCTGGAACGTGGGAACAGGCGAGCCCCTCATCACCATGGACGACCACCCAGACCTCATCTATAGCATCAGCTGGAACCGAAACGGCAGCTTGTTTTGCACCACTTGTAAGGACCGACGTCTGCGTGTCTGCGACCCCCGCAAGAGGGAGGTGGTTGCG GAACGTCTGGCTCCACATGATGGGATCCGGCCAATGAGAGCCATCTTCACCAGAGACGGAAACATCTTCACCACAGGATTCACCAGGATGAGCCAGAGAGAGCTCGGACTCTGGGACCCG ACAAATTTTGAGGAGCCCATTGCACTGTTGGAGTTGGACACAAGTAATGGAGTGTTGTTACCATTCTATGATGCAGACGCAAACATGGTCTACCTCTGTGGAAAG ggAGACAGCAGTATCCGTTACTTTGAGATCACAGACGAGCCGCCATACGTCCACTACCTCAGCACCTTCAGCAGTAAGGAGCCCCAGAGAGGGATGGGCTTCATGCCCAAGAGAGGTGTGGACGTCAGCAAATGTGAGATTGCTAG GTTATTCAAGCTCCTTGACAAGAAGTGTGAGCCCATCACAATGACAGTGCCCAGAAAG TCAGACCTCTTCCAGGACGACCTGTACCCAGACACAGCGGGGCCTGAGCCCGCCATGGAGGCCGAAGAGTGGCTGAATGGCCGCGACGAAGATCCAATTCTGGTGTCCATGAGGGGGGGTTATGTGGCGCCAAAGAACCGAGAGCTCAAAGTGGCAAAGAAGAACGTGCTGGACTCCAGACCCACCACTCGACGTAGCATGTCTGCTTTGGAAACCAACAGTCTGCCG GCTGAGTTGCATGAGAGGTTGTTGGAGGAGATTCAGAATCTGAAGGCCACAGTTTTGTCCCAGGAGAAGAGAATCTGTGACTTGGAGAATAAGCTTTCCCAGTACACCAATGGGACTGCCTGA